From one Oreochromis niloticus isolate F11D_XX unplaced genomic scaffold, O_niloticus_UMD_NMBU tig00001206_pilon, whole genome shotgun sequence genomic stretch:
- the LOC112844751 gene encoding zinc finger BED domain-containing protein 1-like — MMIERFLEQEKALSQVLLADKKTRYLVPSWQDVALLESLNKALGPLFKFTDALSGESYVSLSFLKPVLHLFNNEILSQKDGDTELTKAVKDGILKYLSEKCDDHATNSAQTAAASSSPPAAEDDPKLPRPTKKKKSSGSYFKKAGQSTTNSQPTRASIELELSMYLQTPGPDSETDPLEWWKHHETNFPLVARLAKKYLCIPATSSSSERAFSASGNIITRKRSCLKQNTVDQLVFLALNL, encoded by the exons ATGATGATAGAGAGGTTCCTGGAGCAGGAGAAAGCTCTTTCACAGGTTCTCCTTGCAGACAAGAAG ACAAGATATCTGGTGCCAAGCTGGCAAGACGTGGCATTGCTGGAGTCCTTGAACAAGGCACTGGGTCCACTGTTCAAGTTTACTGATGCTTTGTCGGGGGAGAGTTATGTCAGCTTATCTTTTCTGAAGCCAGTTCTGCACCTCTTCAACAACGAAATCCTCAGTCAGAAGGATGGAGACACAGAGCTCACAAAAGCAGTCAAAGATGGTATCCTCAAGTACCTCAGTGAAAAGTGTGATGACCATGCCACCAACAgtgcacaaacagcagcagcctccAGTTCACCCCCAGCTGCTGAAGATGATCCAAAGCTTCCCCGTcccacaaagaaaaagaaaagttcaggTAGCTACTTCAAAAAGGCAGGTCAATCCACCACCAACTCCCAACCCACCAGAGCATCCATTGAACTGGAGCTCTCCATGTATCTTCAGACACCTGGGCCTGACTCAGAGACTGACCCGCTGGAATGGTGGAAGCACCATGAGACAAACTTTCCATTGGTGGCCAGGCTGGCCAAAAAGTACTTGTGCATTCCTGCTACTAGTTCTTCATCTGAAAGGGCTTTCAGTGCGAGTGGGAACATCATCACACGTAAGAGGTCATGTCTTAAGCAAAACACAGTTGACCAACTAGTCTTCCTTGCACTCAACCTGTAA